The Symbiobacterium terraclitae genome window below encodes:
- a CDS encoding Hsp20/alpha crystallin family protein, with product MTKGHHEPPAQRAGPPVDLVRRGDRLVLLASLPGVKPSDLRVSIVGDRQVLLEGTVAYRHPLPRENLSLNERTYGPFSRTVQLPLPVDAGAVAVSFQDGVLAVDMRVRAEAVRLSWQSKEVWGGDRPR from the coding sequence ATGACGAAGGGACACCATGAGCCGCCCGCCCAGCGGGCCGGCCCGCCGGTCGATCTCGTCCGCCGGGGCGACCGCCTGGTGCTCCTGGCCTCGCTGCCGGGGGTGAAGCCCTCCGACCTGCGGGTCTCCATCGTGGGCGACCGGCAGGTCCTCCTGGAGGGAACCGTCGCCTACCGGCACCCCCTGCCCCGGGAGAACCTCTCCCTCAACGAGCGCACCTACGGCCCCTTCTCGCGCACCGTGCAGCTGCCGCTGCCGGTGGACGCGGGCGCCGTGGCCGTATCATTTCAGGACGGCGTGCTGGCCGTTGACATGCGCGTCCGGGCCGAGGCCGTCCGCCTGAGCTGGCAGTCCAAGGAGGTGTGGGGCGGTGACCGACCCCGTTGA
- a CDS encoding Hsp20/alpha crystallin family protein — protein MTDPVEAAQRIAEQLEALGDAFGEDFRREVSRAGTRKKGPSRGRGDGPRAASVAGPPLDIYVTPHEVVVEAVLPGLTDPHQVTVGLAGPTEMLMEAYLPDRLPDGLYIQRERFAGYCARLVTLPVSVRPAAAVRYQDGILELRFPRLSPGTGSEGVAVLHVPRHGG, from the coding sequence GTGACCGACCCCGTTGAGGCCGCACAGCGGATTGCGGAGCAGCTGGAGGCCCTGGGCGACGCCTTCGGCGAGGACTTCCGGCGGGAGGTGAGCCGGGCCGGGACCCGGAAGAAGGGCCCGTCCCGGGGGAGGGGGGACGGGCCGCGGGCCGCATCCGTCGCAGGCCCGCCGCTGGACATCTACGTGACGCCCCACGAGGTGGTGGTCGAGGCGGTCCTGCCCGGGCTGACGGATCCGCACCAGGTGACCGTCGGCCTGGCCGGCCCCACCGAGATGCTCATGGAGGCCTACCTGCCCGACCGACTGCCCGACGGCCTGTACATACAGCGGGAGCGGTTCGCGGGCTACTGCGCGCGCCTGGTGACGCTCCCGGTCTCGGTGCGGCCGGCGGCGGCGGTCCGGTATCAGGACGGCATCCTCGAACTCCGGTTCCCGCGGCTGAGCCCGGGAACGGGGAGCGAGGGCGTGGCGGTGCTGCACGTGCCCCGGCACGGCGGTTGA
- a CDS encoding biotin--[acetyl-CoA-carboxylase] ligase yields the protein MTTRATSDLLTLFAAAEGGWVSGEAISRSLGVSRTAVWKQVEALRTLGYLVEAAPRKGYRLIARPDLITPEEVRTGLATRRLGQVIEYRPAVGSTNDLAKELARQGAPEGLLVLADQQTAGKGRMGRSWATPPGAAIAMSVVLRPDLPPYLAPRITLAAAVAVAEAVRDATGLAAGIKWPNDVQIGGRKLCGILTEMEAEMDRVAFVVVGIGVNVGLRREQMDPAFRDSATSLALEGASGTRRAALVQAILLRLEQAYDDLLAGRFPHVLDRWRALSVTLGRPVRVLGVDGQVVVEGVAEQVDEEGALLVRDDGGRVHRVFSGEVSLRPA from the coding sequence ATGACCACACGCGCCACGTCCGACCTGCTGACGCTCTTCGCCGCGGCCGAGGGCGGCTGGGTGAGCGGCGAGGCCATCTCGCGCAGCCTCGGGGTCAGCCGGACCGCCGTCTGGAAGCAGGTGGAGGCGCTGCGGACGCTGGGCTACCTGGTGGAGGCCGCCCCCCGCAAGGGCTACCGGCTGATCGCCCGCCCCGACCTGATCACGCCGGAGGAGGTGCGCACCGGCCTCGCCACCCGGCGGTTGGGTCAGGTGATCGAATACCGGCCCGCGGTGGGCTCCACCAACGACCTGGCCAAGGAGCTGGCCCGGCAGGGGGCGCCCGAGGGGCTGCTGGTGCTGGCCGACCAGCAGACCGCCGGCAAGGGGCGCATGGGCCGGTCCTGGGCCACGCCGCCCGGGGCGGCCATCGCCATGTCGGTGGTGCTCAGGCCCGACCTGCCGCCCTACCTGGCGCCGCGCATCACGCTGGCGGCTGCGGTGGCCGTGGCGGAGGCGGTCCGGGATGCGACCGGCCTCGCCGCGGGGATCAAGTGGCCCAACGACGTCCAAATTGGCGGCCGGAAGCTCTGCGGCATCCTCACCGAGATGGAGGCCGAGATGGACCGGGTGGCCTTCGTGGTCGTGGGCATTGGCGTCAACGTCGGGCTCCGCAGGGAGCAGATGGATCCCGCCTTCCGCGATTCCGCCACTTCGCTGGCGCTCGAGGGGGCTTCCGGCACGCGCCGGGCCGCGCTCGTGCAGGCCATCCTGCTTCGGCTGGAGCAGGCCTACGACGACCTGCTGGCCGGGCGCTTCCCGCACGTGCTCGACCGCTGGCGCGCCCTCTCGGTCACCCTGGGGCGGCCGGTGCGCGTGCTCGGGGTGGACGGGCAGGTCGTGGTGGAGGGGGTCGCCGAGCAGGTGGACGAGGAGGGGGCCCTCCTCGTGCGGGACGACGGCGGCCGGGTACACCGGGTGTTCTCGGGGGAGGTCTCGCTGCGGCCGGCGTGA
- a CDS encoding MFS transporter has protein sequence MLAFLRIPSPRSLGMRRQQARASLWSDVRFGVDYIRRRPPLLWLLATFAVVNLCLPLGVFMPLLVKVNLAADWAARGMTYETALATLNTMMAAGGLAGGVLVSIWGGARRRRVVVLLLTMALGGVAQVGLGFMPGLYLAGAAAFLISFCGPMSNAHSQAIWQGQVPREAQGRVFAVRRVMAQGLHPLGQVLAGWLAARLDPGVGLALLGGVITLVSGAQLLNQQVMRVEDRAYVEGLASRAEA, from the coding sequence GTGCTGGCCTTCCTGCGGATTCCGTCCCCCCGCAGCCTGGGGATGCGCCGGCAGCAGGCGCGGGCGTCGCTCTGGTCGGACGTCCGCTTCGGCGTCGACTACATCCGGCGGCGGCCGCCGCTGCTATGGCTTCTCGCCACCTTCGCGGTGGTCAACCTCTGCCTGCCGCTGGGGGTCTTCATGCCCCTGCTCGTCAAGGTGAACCTGGCCGCAGACTGGGCGGCCCGCGGGATGACCTACGAGACCGCCCTGGCGACCCTGAATACCATGATGGCGGCGGGCGGCCTGGCGGGTGGCGTCCTGGTCAGCATCTGGGGCGGGGCGCGGCGGAGGCGGGTGGTGGTCCTGCTGCTCACCATGGCGCTGGGCGGCGTCGCCCAGGTGGGGCTGGGGTTCATGCCCGGCCTCTACCTCGCCGGGGCAGCGGCCTTCCTCATCAGCTTCTGCGGACCCATGTCCAACGCCCACTCGCAGGCGATCTGGCAGGGTCAGGTGCCCCGCGAGGCGCAGGGGCGCGTCTTCGCCGTGCGGCGGGTGATGGCGCAGGGTCTGCACCCCCTGGGGCAGGTGCTGGCCGGGTGGCTGGCGGCGCGGCTCGACCCCGGCGTCGGCCTGGCGCTGCTGGGCGGCGTGATCACGCTGGTATCCGGTGCCCAGCTGCTGAACCAGCAGGTGATGCGCGTGGA